The following coding sequences lie in one Prosthecobacter vanneervenii genomic window:
- a CDS encoding cysteine desulfurase, with the protein MDWHRIRSDFPILDQQVNGHPLVYLDSAASSQKPRAVIQTLTHYYERDNANVHRALHELSNRATEAFEATRGKVARLIGAASEDEIIFTRGTTEGINLVANTWGTQNLRAGDVILLTGMEHHSNLVPWHLLAQRTGATLKHIPVLDDGTLDLAQLDTLLTEQVKLFAFVHVSNSLGTINPAKELIAKAKAVGAVTLLDGAQSVGHMPIDVQDLGCDFLAFSGHKMCGPTGIGALYGRMALLESMPPWHGGGEMILNVTLEGSTYKPPPHRFEAGTPDISGVIGLGAAIDYLQAIGLENIQRHDHNLANYAVQLMGEVPGIRILGPLSGHRGALVAFHLDFAHPHDLVEFANSHGVAMRGGHHCTQPLMRRFKVPGTTRASFYFYNTLEEINRLVEVLHLARKFFA; encoded by the coding sequence ATGGACTGGCACCGCATACGATCTGACTTTCCCATTCTCGACCAGCAGGTAAACGGACACCCGCTGGTGTATCTGGACAGCGCCGCCAGCAGTCAAAAGCCGCGCGCTGTCATCCAGACGCTCACGCACTACTATGAGCGTGACAATGCCAACGTGCATCGCGCCCTGCACGAGCTGAGCAACCGCGCCACCGAGGCCTTTGAGGCCACGCGCGGCAAGGTGGCCCGCCTCATCGGCGCAGCGTCCGAGGACGAGATCATCTTCACCCGGGGCACCACCGAGGGCATCAACCTTGTGGCCAACACCTGGGGCACGCAGAATCTGCGCGCAGGAGACGTCATTCTGCTGACTGGCATGGAGCACCACAGCAATCTGGTGCCCTGGCACCTGCTGGCCCAGCGCACCGGAGCCACGCTGAAACACATCCCCGTGCTGGACGACGGCACGCTGGATCTGGCGCAGCTCGACACGCTGCTCACCGAGCAGGTGAAGCTCTTCGCCTTTGTCCACGTCTCCAACTCCCTCGGCACCATCAATCCCGCCAAGGAACTCATCGCCAAAGCGAAGGCCGTGGGTGCGGTGACGCTGCTGGACGGCGCGCAGAGCGTGGGCCACATGCCCATCGATGTGCAGGATCTCGGCTGCGATTTCCTGGCCTTCTCCGGTCACAAAATGTGCGGCCCCACGGGCATCGGCGCGCTGTATGGCCGCATGGCCCTGCTGGAAAGCATGCCGCCCTGGCATGGTGGTGGCGAGATGATCCTGAACGTCACCCTGGAAGGCAGCACCTACAAGCCGCCGCCCCACCGCTTTGAGGCGGGCACGCCGGACATCTCCGGGGTCATCGGGCTCGGCGCTGCCATCGACTACCTGCAGGCCATCGGCCTGGAGAACATCCAGCGCCATGACCACAACCTGGCCAACTACGCCGTGCAGCTCATGGGCGAGGTGCCCGGCATCCGCATCCTCGGGCCGCTGAGCGGTCACCGGGGCGCACTGGTGGCCTTCCACCTCGATTTTGCGCATCCGCATGACCTGGTGGAATTTGCCAACAGCCACGGCGTGGCCATGCGCGGCGGGCACCACTGCACCCAGCCGCTCATGCGGCGCTTCAAGGTGCCCGGCACCACCCGCGCCAGCTTCTACTTCTACAACACGCTTGAAGAGATCAATCGTCTCGTCGAAGTACTGCACCTCGCGCGTAAGTTCTTTGCGTGA